Proteins from a single region of Argopecten irradians isolate NY chromosome 7, Ai_NY, whole genome shotgun sequence:
- the LOC138327499 gene encoding E3 ubiquitin-protein ligase RNF14-like, producing MTDSELQSDELLALTSIFDDTVLSISQEGEDVGGQFLSSVHLPDTTIKIVCQKEKGGKNEEEVHEVKFLPPVVLNFQLPADYPSCSPPQFTLSCKWLNRKQLSALVHKLDTIWEENMGNEILFMWTSFMAEETLEFLGLESTIDLTNAFDSRKGSDTEPRAIQDIGSKDLLIPTVIDYDKQEKQRQFEKTMFQCKVCFMDRQGSTCIKFLDCDHVYCKDCMRDYFTVQITEGNVTALSCPDDKCESQAHPSQVKDLVSKELFDKYEKLLLQNSLDMMVDIMYCPRPACQYPVMLDRESNMGTCPSCSYAFCTLCKLVFHGKSPCRVKADGLKKLREEYLNADEETKRFLEKKYGKKTIEQALEEAFTNEWMENFAKKCPGCGAQIQKMDGCNKMTCMKCRSYFCWLCMAELSRNNPYKHFSQPGSSCNNRLFEGMDEDDEFDFEDFL from the exons ATGACTGATTCAGAGCTTCAATCAGACGAGTTGTTAGCCTTGACCAGTATCTTTGATGATACAGTCTTATCTATCTCCCAGGAGGGTGAAGATGTTGGAGGGCAGTTCCTGTCAAGTGTCCATTTACCGGACACAACTATAAAGATTGTGTGCCAAAAAGAAAAAGGAG GGAAGAATGAAGAAGAGGTCCATGAGGTGAAGTTCCTACCACCAGTTGTACTGAACTTCCAACTGCCTGCTGACTATCCATCCTGTAGTCCTCCACAGTTTACATTGTCCTGCAAGTGGCTCAACAGGAAACAG ttgtctgcccttgtcCACAAACTTGACACTATCTGGGAGGAAAACATGGGAAATGAAATTTTGTTCATGTGGACCAGTTTTATGGCAGAAGAGACATTGGAATTCCTTGGTTTAGAGTCCACTATAGACCTAACAAATGCCTTTGATAGTCGGAAAGGTTCCGACACAGAACCAAGAGCTATACAGGATATTGGTTCCAAGGATCTTCTCATTCCAACAGTGATAGACTATGACAAGCAAGAGAAACAGCGTCAGTTTGAGAAGACGATGTTCCAGTGTAAAGTCTGTTTCATGGACAGACAAGGATCTACTTGTATCAAGTTTCTAGATTGTGACCATGTGTATTGCAAGGATTGTATGAGGGACTATTTCACAGTGCAGATCACGGAAGGAAATGTAACAGCCTTGAGTTGTCCTGACGACAAATGTGAATCTCAGGCCCATCCATCTCAG GTAAAGGACCTTGTCAGTAAGGAGCTGTTTGACAAGTACGAGAAGCTATTGCTCCAGAATAGTCTCGATATGATGGTGGATATAATGTACTGTCCACGTCCTGCCTGTCAGTACCCTGTCATGCTAGATCGCGAGAGTAACATGGGGACGTGTCCGTCGTGTAGCTACGCCTTCTGCACATTGTGTAAACTGGTGTTCCATGGCAAGTCTCCGTGTCGAGTTAAAGCAG ATGGCCTTAAGAAGCTGAGGGAGGAGTACCTGAATGCTGACGAGGAGACCAAGAGGTTCCTGGAGAAGAAGTATGGTAAAAAGACTATAGAGCAGGCTCTAGAGGAAGCCTTCACCAATGAGTGGATGGAAAACTTCGCCAAGAAATGCCCCGGGTGTGGAGCACAGATACAG AAAATGGATGGCTGTAACAAGATGACATGTATGAAGTGTCGTTCCTATTTCTGTTGGCTGTGTATGGCTGAGCTCTCCCGAAACAACCCCTACAAACACTTCAGTCAGCCTGGTAGCAGCTGCAATAATCGCCTGTTTGAGGGTATGGACGAAGATGATGAGTTTGATTTTGAAGATTTTCTATAA